A region of the Acidimicrobiales bacterium genome:
GATCAACTGGAGGTCGAGGAGGGGGACGAGCTGGTCCGCTCGATTCTCGACAGCGTCGAAGCGCACTTGGCAGACGCCGCCGGCGCGGGTGAGCTCGCCGCGGGCGGGTACGCCTGCCCGGGCGTCGCGGACCTACTCGCCGAGCTTTCCGCTGATGACCGGGTGGTCTCCACGCTCGTAACCGGGAACATTCGCGCCAACGCAAGGCTGAAGGTGGCGGCCTGGGGGCTCGATCCGTGGCTCGACCTGGAGGTTGGCGCCTACGGGAGCGACCACTGGGACAGGAACCTTCTAGTGCCAGTCGCTCTGGAGAGAGTCGAACAGGTATACGGCGTCCGCCTCTCTCCCGCAGACGCTTGGGTCATCGGCGACACACCGCGAGACCTCGAGTGCGCCGAAGCCGCCGGCGCGAGGTGCCTGCTCGTGGGCACGGGGCGCTACCCCGCAATCCAGCTGGCGCCACTGGGAGCGGACGTAGTTCTGGACGACCTGTCGGACACGGCTGCCGTACTCAAGCTTCTGACCGAGGATCTCGACTAGCGAGCGGCGCCGCCCCGGTTATAGCTGGTTGAAGGCCACCAGGTCGTCGCCGGCCAGCTGCCATTCCCCGGCCCTCACGTTTGCCCTTACCTGCTCGGGGGACATTGCGCCGGCGATGACCGATGACACTGCCGGGCGCACCAGAATGCCCGCGAACGCAAGCTCGAGGAGGGTGCGTCCCCGCTCCTTGGCAAAACCCTCAAAGGACTCCAGCTTGTCGTAGGTGTCGTCGCCGATCGGGTTGCCGGAGAGGCGCGTGCCGTCGGGGCTCACTTGGCCCCGCCTGTACTTGCCCGTCAGCAGGCCGCTCTCCAGCGGGAAGTATGGGAGAAAACCAACGCCGTAGCTTTGGCACACCGGCAGCAGATCCCGCTCCGCTCTGCGGTTCAACAGGTTGTAGTGGTTCTGCGCCGACACGAACCGTTCCAAACCCGAGGAGGCGCGGGCGGTCCATTCGGCTTCCACCACCTGCCAGGCCGACAAATTTGATGACCCGGCGTAGAGAACCTTGCCTTGGTGCACGAGGTCGCTCAGCGCATCGAGCGTTTCCTCGATGGGCGTCGTGCCATCTGGAAGGTGCAGTTGGTAGAGGTCGATGTGGTCGGTCTGCAAGCGCCTGAGGCTCGCCTCGACCGCACGGCGGATGTACCACCTTGAGGCGCGGGCGACGTTCGGGCCCTCACCCATGTCCGATCCGAACTTGGTTGCGAGCACTACTTGCTCACGTCTCCCCTTCAGCACCTCGCCCAGAAGGGTCTCGCTGCCGCCCCGATTTCCGTAGCTATTCGCGGTATCGAGGAGCGTGACCCCTTCATCGATCGCCGCGTCTACTACGTTTCTCGTTTCCTCCAGACCGAGGCGACCGCCGAAGTTGTTGCATCCAAGGCCCACTTCCGAGACCGTCAGGCCTGTTCGGCCCAATTGCCGATATCGCATGATCGCTATCGTAAGGCCGGTATGGCGCTAGCTGGCCGGTCAGCGCGCCGCGGCGCCGGAGCGCGGTGGTTGTTCGTCGGAATCGTGATCACGTTGGTGGTTCTGCTGGTCGACGCGTCCCTGCATGCGCGTTCGCCGGGACCGGGGCAGCAACTCGCTGCGGGCGCATGGGTTGATCGGGTGCTTCCTGTTATCGCCACATCCAACACCGAAGGCGTGCAGCTGGACCAGTTGTGGGCGAATGGTCTCACGATGAAGCCGGCCCAGGTCACCGCGCTCGTCGATCAGGTGGCGTCCGGTGCGAGCACCGCCTACAAACAGGTCGTGGCATTGCGTCCGCCACCGAACCTCGCTGGTTCGGCGGGATTGCTCGAAGCGTGCCTCCTTGCCCGGAGCCAGGCCTCGTCGCTCATCCAGGGAGCGATCGCACAGACGCTGAGTTCCGTTACCCCGCTTGGTGATAACGCCAGTCAACTGCAAACGGCAGGCAACGACCTCCAGGTTGCCGATCAGGCGTACCGGCTGTTTTCGTCGACCATTCCCAAGGTGGGTGTGACGATGCCAGAGTCTCAGTGGCTTGGCAGCAACGGTCCCTACCAGCCCCAAACGGCGCAGGTGTTCCTTGCGAGCCTGCACAGTTCGGCGAGCAGCACGCCGCTTCACGAGGTGAGCGTCTACGCGGTCACGACGACGCCGTCACCCGTGAGCGGTCAGGGCTCGGTTGAAGTGTTGCCCGACGCGAGAGCCATCACCGTGACCATCGTTGTCGCCGATACCGGCAACCAGCCCGAGCGGAACCTGACGGTGACCGCTTCCATCTCGCCTTCGTCGGGCGCCGCGTCGGCGAAGGACTTCGTCGACTTGGTACCGGGCCAGGCTCACACCATCGAGAACCTCGGTCCGCTCAACCCTCCGCAGGGTGTCCCGGTCACCTTGACAGTGACGGTCACCCCGGCCGCGGGTTCGGCGACTCAGTTGGCCACGAAGACGATCGTCTTCTCGATGCCGGCGCCGCCACCGCCGACTACCTCTACGACCACCACGGTTCCCGCGAAGAAGGGCTAGCCGGCCGCGCGAACGTCACGCACTCTTCCGGTCAGGGGCCGGTAGACCGTCACGCCGCCCCGCCGGCCGCGCTGCCCAGCCGTCTGGGCCTGACAAGTTGCGTTTGGGTGTCGGATTCGACGCCTTGCGGTCGAAATCCACTCCCAAACCGCGAAGTCACGCCCAAAGCGAGGCGGAACGCCCCTGCGATGCCGCTTAGCCGACTCGCCCGAATCCCATCGGCGTCCCGTCCCAGTCGAGCGGAACGACCCGCACGTAAGTACCCGGTGAGTCGGCGGTCACCACCTGCCCGTTGCCCACGTAGATGGTGACATGCCCGGGCTGGGCGCCGCTGCCGTTGTTGTAGAAAACGAGATCGCCCGGGCGCAGCTCAGACTCGCCGATCCGGGCGCTGTCCTGGTACTGGGCCACCGAGTAGTGCGGCAGGGACACTCCAGCATGAGCCCACGAGTACATGACCAGGCCTGAGCAGTCGAACGCGTTCGGCCCGGAACCTGCCCACTGGTAGGGCTTGCCGACTTGGGCCAACGCCTCCTGTGCGGCGACCTGGCCGGCCGAGCTGACTACCGGCGCCGGCGCCTGCGCGGGGGCCGGGTCCGGCCTAGGAGCAGACGTGAGCGTCGCGTTCGTGTTAGCGGTTCCTCCGCCGACCTTCAGCACCTGACCGACGTAGATCAGGTTCGGGTTGGCGATCCCGTTGGTTGCAGCGAGCGCTCCGGTCGTCGTACCGAAGCGAGCGGCGATTCTGCTCAGGGTGTCCCCGGCCACAACGGTGTAGGTCCCACCGCCGGCCGTAGCCGCGGGGGCCGATCCGCCAGGAACGCTGATCACCTGGCCTGCATAGATGAGGTCCGGATTGGAGATCCGGTTGGCGGATGTCAGGACGGCGACGGTGGTCCCGAACCGGGCGGCGATCCCGGAGAGCGTGTCGCCCGAGACCACGCGGTAAGTCGTTTGCGGTACAGCGGCGACCAGCGGAACGCCAGAGGACAGCGAGGAACCGGCCGGGATCGCCGCGCTCGCGGTCAGGCTCGCCGCCGACGCAACACCCGCTCCGCCGAACACCGCAACCGTGCCGGCGGCAGTGACGCTCGCGGTGGTAGCGGCCGACACGGCGATCGTCCTGAGGGACTGTTCTTTCATGCGTTGCTGAGCCGCCTGCAGGGCGGCCAACCAGCGCTGACCGGTCGAGTCCTTGGGCTTCTCCCCGATCAACAGGGTGAGAGCGAACACCAGTGGGGACAGCGCCCACCCCGCGAGGCTGGCGACCACGAAGTGGGCGACCGC
Encoded here:
- a CDS encoding haloacid dehalogenase-like hydrolase encodes the protein MIRRLLLWDVDGTLVRAGDLGAAVFDLALESILGLRPATRVGMSGKTDPQIVREYLDQLEVEEGDELVRSILDSVEAHLADAAGAGELAAGGYACPGVADLLAELSADDRVVSTLVTGNIRANARLKVAAWGLDPWLDLEVGAYGSDHWDRNLLVPVALERVEQVYGVRLSPADAWVIGDTPRDLECAEAAGARCLLVGTGRYPAIQLAPLGADVVLDDLSDTAAVLKLLTEDLD
- a CDS encoding aldo/keto reductase, which codes for MRYRQLGRTGLTVSEVGLGCNNFGGRLGLEETRNVVDAAIDEGVTLLDTANSYGNRGGSETLLGEVLKGRREQVVLATKFGSDMGEGPNVARASRWYIRRAVEASLRRLQTDHIDLYQLHLPDGTTPIEETLDALSDLVHQGKVLYAGSSNLSAWQVVEAEWTARASSGLERFVSAQNHYNLLNRRAERDLLPVCQSYGVGFLPYFPLESGLLTGKYRRGQVSPDGTRLSGNPIGDDTYDKLESFEGFAKERGRTLLELAFAGILVRPAVSSVIAGAMSPEQVRANVRAGEWQLAGDDLVAFNQL
- a CDS encoding LysM peptidoglycan-binding domain-containing protein, producing the protein MVAVRQVADEFRGSSAGGDSPGRRIPQKRGDRDRPAKRTALMRRRRTVLICAAIAASLAVAALGSGSGAVWAAFVVVIFAGAGYLGLLHRLRRIAAEREFAAILGSSLVDVVTLGDIPGLGAASGEAQASGATPSPSSLRQALAVAHFVVASLAGWALSPLVFALTLLIGEKPKDSTGQRWLAALQAAQQRMKEQSLRTIAVSAATTASVTAAGTVAVFGGAGVASAASLTASAAIPAGSSLSSGVPLVAAVPQTTYRVVSGDTLSGIAARFGTTVAVLTSANRISNPDLIYAGQVISVPGGSAPAATAGGGTYTVVAGDTLSRIAARFGTTTGALAATNGIANPNLIYVGQVLKVGGGTANTNATLTSAPRPDPAPAQAPAPVVSSAGQVAAQEALAQVGKPYQWAGSGPNAFDCSGLVMYSWAHAGVSLPHYSVAQYQDSARIGESELRPGDLVFYNNGSGAQPGHVTIYVGNGQVVTADSPGTYVRVVPLDWDGTPMGFGRVG